GACGAATACGTGAGCCTGTCGCGCGCGATCAGCGGCGCCGGTTCACAAGGCTGATCCCGGCGAACACGAGAGCGACGGCGCATCCGAAGCGCCAGCCGACGGATTCGCCGAGAATCAGCACGCCGAACGTCACACCGAAGAGCGGGCTCAGGAACGAGAACGACGCGAGGCGGGCGGCGCTGTAGTGGGTAAGCAGCCAGAACCAGATCAGATAGCTCGCGAAAGCTACGCCGATGGACTGATAGACGAGGCTGACCCACGTCGTGGTCGTCATCGGGGCGATGTGTACGTTGCCCGTCACCAGCGCCAGCGCGCATAGCAATACGGCCGAGACGGCCAGTTGATAGAGCAGTGTCTTCGATGGCGCGGCCGTCGCGAGTCGCGACGCGCGCACCACCACCGTCGTCAATCCCCAGAACAGCCCCGCCAGAATCCCGAGCAGGTCGCCCGGCCAGGTCGTCGCAAGGTCCGAACCGCTGCCGTCGGAGAACGCCACCACGATGCCGCAGAAGGCGATCGCCATGCCCAGCCATTGCATCGTGCGCAAGCGCTCGCTGGGCACTGTCCAGTGCAGGCCGATGGCGGTGAAGCACGGGGCAGTGTAGAGGAAGACCGCCATGCGCGAGGCGGTCGTGTGCGTCAGTCCGACGAAAATGCAGAGGAATTCCAGCGAAAAAAGTACGCCGGCGAGAATGCCGGCGGGCAGCGTGCCGTCGCCCGTCATCAGTTTCTGACGGCGCCACAGCATCCAGCCGCCCACGAGTACCGTGGCGACCATGGAGCGCAAACCCGCCTGCAATACCGCCGGAACCACGGGCACGGCCAGTTTGACGGCAACTTGCTGGCCGCCCCATATGGTGCACAGAACCAGCATGATGGCGAGCGCGGTGGCATCGATCGGACGCGGCGTGGTTTTCATGGCATTGGTTAGGATGGCGATGTAATGTGAGTGCAGTGCGCAATGCCGGTCATTGTCACCGATCCCGCTGCCGTCAGCCTCATTCTGGTGCAGGCAGCATGGGTAATCCGGCACCTATTGTTTCGTCGTTCGGCACAATGTCTCCCCGTTTCAAGGGTTTATTGCGCCGGAGTGCACCGATACAATGCTTCGCGAGCCGTGACGCGGCTTGCGTCGTATCCGTGTCTGCTCACCCCCGTCGTCATTCATTGCTGTCTCTCGTATGTATAAGAAAGGCTCTGCCGTCGAACTTCAGTTCTCCCCGTCGCGACTCAACGACGGGGCGGGTGATCCGTACTGGATCGATCTCACTCGCGACGAGGCGCAGGCGTTGCTTGCGGCCCTGCAATCGCATCTGAGCCGTGCGCAGCACGATGCTTCGGGCACGGAATCGCCGCTGGTGTTCACGTTGACCGATCCGGGGGCGCTGCCGAAGACCGATGGCATTCTGGGTGACGATGCCGCTCTCGCGCCGTCCGGGGAGCACGCGGGGGCGTCGCGGCAATGGGTCTGCGTGATCTGTGGCTGGATTTACGACGAGGCGCAGGGCTATCCCGAAGACGGCATTGCGCCGGGAACTCGCTGGGAAGACGTGCCGGAAGACTGGCGTTGCCCGCTGTGCGACGTGGGCAAGGAGGATTTTGCGATGGTGGAGTTCTGACGTCTTGAATGCGTCACGCCGGTTTGCAAGAGAGAAACCGGCGCGACGTTGACCTCTCTGCGGTGCGACCGCTGCCAAAGCATGGCCACCACCTCAGGACGCCGGGCCAAACGGATCCGGCGTGTTGGCAGACCGGCAGACTTACAGACCGCCCTTGGCCGAGTGCTTCTGGATCAGTTCGATCTTGTAGCCGTCCGGATCTTCCACGAAGGCGATGACCGTGGTGCCGCCCTTGACGGGGCCGGCTTCGCGACTGACCTTGCCGCCGGCAGCACGGATCGTGTCGCAGGCTTGGTAGGCATCGTCCACTTCGACGGCCAGATGACCGAACGCGGTGCCGATTTCGTACTTTTCCACACCCCAGTTATAAGTCAGCTCGAGCACGGTGTTTTCCGACTCGGCGCCGTAGCCGACGAAAGCCAGCGTGTACTTGTATTCAGGATTCTCGCTCTGACGCAGCAGTTGCATGCCGAGCACGCGCGTGTAGAAATCGATCGAGCGCTGCAGGTCGCCGACGCGCAGCATGGTATGGAGCATTCGCATGGTGTTTTAACGTGTGGGGACAACGAGACCTCGATTGTACCCGCGTCCATGAAAATGAGCCGCGTTCATGCAGCGTTGAATAATTCCGATTATCCAGGGCGGCATTCGCTCAGAACGCTCAGAATTCCGGCAACCACTCCGGTGCGTGCGACTTGAGCGTATCGCGCGCGGCTTCGAATTCCGGAAAGATCGACGCCACGGCCTGCCAGAAGCGGGGCCCGTGGTTCATTTCCTTCAGATGCGCCAATTCGTGCGCGACCACGTAATCGATCACGCCCAGCGGGAAGTGGATCAGCCGCCAGTTCAGGCGGATACGCCCATCTGCGCTGCAACTGCCCCAGCGGGTCGATGCCGACGATAGTCCCAGCGCCGTGTAGCGCACGCCAAGCCGCTCGCCGTAGACTTCCAGCCGGGTCGTGAAGAGCTTGCGCGCTTCCTGCTGCAACCAGCCTTGCACGCGGTCTCGCATTTGCTCCGGCGCGGCCTGCGGCGGCAGATCGAGCCACAGTGTGTGGGTATGGATGTCGTATTGCGCGGCGCCCGGGCGCTCGCCGAGTCGCACCGTCAGCGTGTGCCCGAGGTAAGGCAGCGTGGCGCCGTCGACCCAGGTCACGCGTGGCACGACACGACGTGCCGCGCGCTCGCGAAACTCGGCGATCTTGTTGAAGATCCAGCGCTTCTTCTCGACGATGGCCGCTTCCACATCGGCGAGCGTGACCCAGCGCGGGGCGGTCACGGCAAGTCCCGATTCGTCGATCATGAAGCCGATGGTGCGGCGCGAGGACCGCTTGAAACGGTAATAGATCGCATGCCCATCGAGCACGATCACGCGCTCGCCGTTGGCAGGCGTTCTGCGCGGACCGGAGGCACCTGGCGGAGCGGTTTGCAGTGTATTCGTGTCGGCAGCAGACGGACTCAGCGCAGCGGACGGGCCGGGCGCGTCGGTGGCCACGCCATTGGCTTCGGCGGCGGGATTGCCGAACAGGTCGAGTTCCATCTGGGGAGCAGGCGTCTCATGCCGGGAGCGGGTGTCGCGGGTAGCGGGTTGGACTTTCGACATGAGACAGTCTCGGCGTGCGGATCAGGTCCGTGGTGAAGCGTCTGGCTTGTCGGACGAGTGCGGTGTGCTCGCCACAGGCTTCGACGTGTAGGCGTCCGGGTCGATGCGTATCATTTCGCGCTCGATCCATTCGGCCACTTCGGCATTGACGGCTTCGGCCGTGCGGCCTTCCGTTTCAATGACCGGCCCGATCGAGACGATCACTTCGCCCGGGAATTTCTTGAATGAGTTGCGCGGCCAGACACGTCCGGCATTGTGCGCGATGGGGACCACCGGCGCACCGGTCGTGGTCGCGAGCCGGGCGCCGCCCGACTTGTACTTGTTGCGCGAGCCGGTCTTTGTGCGCGTGCCTTCGGGGAACATGATGATCCACGATCCCTCGGCCAGACGCTCGCGACCTTGCGCGACGACCGATTGGAAGGCGTCGGTGCCCTTGCTGCGATTGATGTGAATCATGCTGAGCAGGCCGAGCGCCCAACCGAAGAACGGCACATAGAGCAACTCGCGCTTGAATACGTAGCACAGCGGGCGCGGCATGAGCGCGGGCAGCGCGACCGTCTCCCAGGCCGACTGATGCTTCGACAGAATGATCGCGGGGCGCTCCGGCAGATTCTCCCAGCCGATGACGCGGTAACGCATGCCGCACAGCTTGTCGGCCACACGGATCACGACCTTGCACCAGCCCACCGCGAACCAGTAGCGCTGCACGCGCGAGAGGAACGGGAACGACAGGATGCACGCAATGGCATACGGAATCGTCCAGACAATCTGGAAGATGAAGAACAGAATCGAACGAAATTGCAGCATCGGGTCTTGGCCTGGGGTGGGGTGCCGGAGCGATTGTCCTACGCGTTTGAACGCGCGTCCTGGGTCATGTGGCGGGCGATGGCCACTTACACGCTCTTGGCGTCCTCTTCGGCGAGCAAGTCGTTCACGAAGGCTTGCAGACTGTCGTGAACACGCGTGCCTTCGGGCAGGTTACCCGCGGCCAGCGTTTTCTTGCCCTTGCCTGTGAGTACCAGATGCGGCTTGGCGCCCACGGCTGCGGCAGCCTGCAAATCGCGCAGCGAATCACCGACCGCCGGCACGCCGGTCAGGTCGGTTTCATAGCGGCGCGCGATTTCCTGAAACATGCCGGGCTTCGGCTTGCGGCAGTCGCAAGCGTCGGCAGCGGTGTGCGGGCAGAAGAACACGGCGTCGATGCGTCCGCCGGCGGCCGCCGCCAGCTTCGACATCTTCGCGTGCATGGCGCCGAGCGTCGCCATGTCGAACAGCCCGCGTCCGACACCCGACTGGTTCGTCGCCACGACGACCCGGTAGCCGGCCTGATTGAGACGGCCGATCGCTTCGAGGCTGCCGGGCAGCGGCACCCACTCCTCCTTCGACTTGATGAACTGATCCGAGTCGACGTTGATGACGCCGTCCCGATCGAGAATCACGAGCTTGCGGGCGGCGGGGCCGGGGGTGCGATCTTTGCGCGAATCCATGGCGACTGGCTTCCGGGACATTGAGCCGCGATCAGGCGGCGAGCTTCGAGAGATCGGCCACGCGGTTCATCTGCACATGCAGATGCCAGAGCAGCGCGAGACGATTGTTGCGCAGTCCCTCGTCCTCCGCCATCACCATCACGTCGTTGAAGAACGCGTCGACCGCGTCGCGCAGTTCGGCCAGCGCCGAGAGGGCTTGCGCGTACTCGCGCGCGGCGAACTTTTGCTCCACGACAGGGGCCACCTTCTCGAGCGCAGCGGCGAGCGACTTCTCGGCCGGCTCCATCAGCAGGGTCGGCACGATCACGCCATCGGGCGGCGGCGCTGTCTTCTTCAGGATGTTGCCGATGCGCTTGTTCGCCGCTGCGAGCGCTTCGGCCTGCGGCAGTGCCGAGAAGGCGCGCACGGCTTCCAGACGCTCGATCAGATCGCTCAGATCCAGATACATCGACGGCGACACCAGCACGGCCTCGATCTCGTTGGCGGCGTAGCCACGCTCACGCAGATAGCCGCGCAGACGGTCGAGCACGAACTGGTAGACGTCGGTCAGGTATTCGGGACCGGCAACGCCCGTCGTGAATTGCTGATAGGTGACGTTGAGCAAATCGGACAGCATCACCGGCAGGCGGCGCTCGATGAGCATGCGCACGATACCCAGCGCATGACGGCGCAACGCGAACGGGTCTTTTTCACCCGTCGGTTGCAGGCCGATGCCCCAGATACCGACGAGCGTTTCGAGCTTGTCGGCCAGTGCCACCACCGTGCCGGTCTGACTGCCGGGCAATGCGTCGCCGGCGAAGCGCGGCTGATAGTGCTCCGAGCAGGCACGGGCGACCTCGTCGGCTTCACCGTCGTGGCGCGCGTAGTACGTGCCCATCGTGCCTTGCAGTTCCGGGAACTCGCCGACCATGTCGGTCAGCAGGTCGGCCTTGGCCAGCAGGGCGCCGCGCTCGGCCAGCGTCACACCGTTGTCGTCTGCGCCGATCATCTGCGCAATGGCACCGGC
This window of the Pandoraea fibrosis genome carries:
- a CDS encoding DMT family transporter, with product MKTTPRPIDATALAIMLVLCTIWGGQQVAVKLAVPVVPAVLQAGLRSMVATVLVGGWMLWRRQKLMTGDGTLPAGILAGVLFSLEFLCIFVGLTHTTASRMAVFLYTAPCFTAIGLHWTVPSERLRTMQWLGMAIAFCGIVVAFSDGSGSDLATTWPGDLLGILAGLFWGLTTVVVRASRLATAAPSKTLLYQLAVSAVLLCALALVTGNVHIAPMTTTTWVSLVYQSIGVAFASYLIWFWLLTHYSAARLASFSFLSPLFGVTFGVLILGESVGWRFGCAVALVFAGISLVNRRR
- a CDS encoding rubredoxin produces the protein MYKKGSAVELQFSPSRLNDGAGDPYWIDLTRDEAQALLAALQSHLSRAQHDASGTESPLVFTLTDPGALPKTDGILGDDAALAPSGEHAGASRQWVCVICGWIYDEAQGYPEDGIAPGTRWEDVPEDWRCPLCDVGKEDFAMVEF
- the gloA gene encoding lactoylglutathione lyase; this translates as MRMLHTMLRVGDLQRSIDFYTRVLGMQLLRQSENPEYKYTLAFVGYGAESENTVLELTYNWGVEKYEIGTAFGHLAVEVDDAYQACDTIRAAGGKVSREAGPVKGGTTVIAFVEDPDGYKIELIQKHSAKGGL
- a CDS encoding M48 family metallopeptidase, which codes for MSKVQPATRDTRSRHETPAPQMELDLFGNPAAEANGVATDAPGPSAALSPSAADTNTLQTAPPGASGPRRTPANGERVIVLDGHAIYYRFKRSSRRTIGFMIDESGLAVTAPRWVTLADVEAAIVEKKRWIFNKIAEFRERAARRVVPRVTWVDGATLPYLGHTLTVRLGERPGAAQYDIHTHTLWLDLPPQAAPEQMRDRVQGWLQQEARKLFTTRLEVYGERLGVRYTALGLSSASTRWGSCSADGRIRLNWRLIHFPLGVIDYVVAHELAHLKEMNHGPRFWQAVASIFPEFEAARDTLKSHAPEWLPEF
- a CDS encoding lysophospholipid acyltransferase family protein, whose protein sequence is MLQFRSILFFIFQIVWTIPYAIACILSFPFLSRVQRYWFAVGWCKVVIRVADKLCGMRYRVIGWENLPERPAIILSKHQSAWETVALPALMPRPLCYVFKRELLYVPFFGWALGLLSMIHINRSKGTDAFQSVVAQGRERLAEGSWIIMFPEGTRTKTGSRNKYKSGGARLATTTGAPVVPIAHNAGRVWPRNSFKKFPGEVIVSIGPVIETEGRTAEAVNAEVAEWIEREMIRIDPDAYTSKPVASTPHSSDKPDASPRT
- the gmhB gene encoding D-glycero-beta-D-manno-heptose 1,7-bisphosphate 7-phosphatase produces the protein MDSRKDRTPGPAARKLVILDRDGVINVDSDQFIKSKEEWVPLPGSLEAIGRLNQAGYRVVVATNQSGVGRGLFDMATLGAMHAKMSKLAAAAGGRIDAVFFCPHTAADACDCRKPKPGMFQEIARRYETDLTGVPAVGDSLRDLQAAAAVGAKPHLVLTGKGKKTLAAGNLPEGTRVHDSLQAFVNDLLAEEDAKSV